The proteins below come from a single Panicum hallii strain FIL2 chromosome 7, PHallii_v3.1, whole genome shotgun sequence genomic window:
- the LOC112899497 gene encoding uncharacterized protein LOC112899497, giving the protein MEGSLEARPGVLLVGAPGVGKRTILSRLLAAEIPDVHDLSSGVLCQGWTIETKYYSAELSIWTANLGEEFSLGSLPHLDRLAALVMVFDMSDESSLLTLQSWAANVDMQRFEVLLCIGNKADLVPGHGAHVEYRRRMQRLGESSSDPHPEYLDFGINESEGCGLLSEEEPCIEIRNSTSQWCIEQNIEYIEACASNTDFDKCLSVDGDSQGLERLFGALSAHMWPGMILKSGNRITAPSLVEKEETTDDESNYDFEYEVLSHGSDDQWEFIGETSTSRSFERSDAANDAQDRTHQVVNPSADSSASNALPSDRPTETTVTQSNKAKDSDHVDKTAADSVDDHQGDVTEANNLFEDEHYGLDDLEKLMSEIGNMRSNLRLMPDFQRREMAAKLAMKMAAMFGDEDEEAFEDI; this is encoded by the exons ATGGAGGGATCCCTGGAGGCGCGGCCCGGTGTCCTCCTCGTCGGCGCCCCCGGCGTCGGCAAGCGAACCATCCTCTCCC GGCTGCTTGCTGCTGAAATACCTGACGTGCATGACTTGTCATCTGGTGTGCTGTGTCAGGG GTGGACAATTGAAACAAAGTATTACTCAGCTGAGCTTTCCATCTGGACAGCGAATCTTGGTGAAGAGTTTTCTCTTGGTTCCCTCCCTCATCTAGATCGGCTGGCTGCCCTTGTTATGGTCTTCGATATGAGTGAT GAATCCTCCTTGCTTACTCTGCAAAGTTGGGCAGCCAATGTTGATATGCAGAGGTTTGAGGTCTTGTTGTGCATTGGAAATAAAGCAGATCTTGTACCTGGTCATGGTGCGCATGTGGAATATAGGAGGCGTATGCAAAGGCTTGGGGAGTCAAGTTCCGATCCACACCCTGAATACTTGGATTTTGGAATAAATGAAAGTGAGGGTTGTGGCTTGTTATCAGAGGAAGAACCATGCATAGAGATCAGAAACTCTACTTCACAGTGGTGCATTGAGCAGAACATAGAGTATATTGAGGCCTGTGCTTCCAATACTGACTTTGATAAGT GTCTATCGGTGGATGGTGATAGCCAAGGCTTGGAGCGACTCTTTGGAGCACTTTCTGCACATATGTGGCCTGGAATGATTCTGAAATCTGGAAACAGAATAACTGCTCCATCCTTGGTTGAAAAAGAAG AAACCACGGATGATGAATCCAACTATGATTTTGAGTACGAGGTCTTGTCCCATGGATCTGATGACCAGTGGGAATTCATTGGTGAGACAAGTACTTCCAGAAGCTTTGAGAGATCGGATGCGGCTAATGATGCACAGGACCGCACACATCAAGTTGTGAATCCAAGTGCTGATTCTTCAGCATCCAATGCTCTACCGAGTGACAGACCCACAGAAACTACTGTAACTCAGAGCAACAAGGCCAAAGATAGTGATCATGTGGATAAGACCGCAGCTGATAGTGTTGACGATCATCAAGGTGATGTAACAGAGGCTAACAACCTGTTTGAGGATGAGCATTATGGCCTAGATGACCTGGAGAAGCTAATGTCGGAGATTGGCAACATGCGATCCAACCTGAGGCTCATGCCCGACTTCCAAAGGAGGGAGATGGCTGCGAAGCTAGCCATGAAAATGGCAGCCATGTTTGGTGATGAGGATGAAGAGGCATTTGAGGATATCTAA
- the LOC112899495 gene encoding probable L-type lectin-domain containing receptor kinase S.5, giving the protein MASPSSTGISRRRIPLPASATLAVLILCSTCSCLQFSYPTFHAASEDDFSFSPGTGIANGALQITPDTGDMSHRSGRVCYARERLKLWNGERTALTSFRTEFMLNILPRNGTGEGMAFILTNSPELPPGNSSGQWLGIVNSQTDGSPANRIVAVEFDTRKSGDDDLDHNHVGLDVNGIRSVSAYPLSNLSIVLSSGSDVWVSIQYDGAALSVVAVQTYSFMYSWAGDLSQYLTEDITVGFAASTGEFTELNQIKSWNFTTLGDAGGRRGRQARKLRLLLAYLIPLAIAGSFLAFCVWRRLTRPGRLAYRNLEKMIDAHGPVRFGFRELRNATANFSSDRKLGRGGFGTVYLGYLKRMGMEVAVKRVMTSASSSRGEQEFVAEVNSISKLSHRNLVKLIGWCHERGELLLVYEYFPMGSLDKLLYADARASGASASAAAPELTWERRYGIICGVASALEYLHHGSSKRILHRDVKASNVMLDGGYGARLGDFGLARVVQRDGATHHSTRAVAGTRAYMAHESFFTGRASLGTDVYAFGVFVLEVVSGRRPGSPVPHSCLDDDDDGRDVFAPSVRRGREDAHVVDWAWRLYGEGRASDAADAALDGAFDPKEAERAVRLALACCHPNPRERPSMRAAVQVLAGGAEAPEPPLVKPAFVWPPDGGQQQEIELARVGLLFTGARAHSSFCSMTSSSLSGR; this is encoded by the coding sequence ATGGCATCCCCGTCCAGTACCGGCATCAGCAGGCGGCGCATCCCTCTGCCCGCTTCTGCAACTCTTGCCGTCCTGATCCTGTGCAGCACCTGCAGCTGCCTGCAGTTCAGTTACCCCACCTTCCACGCCGCCAGCGAGGACGATTTCAGCTTCAGCCCCGGCACAGGGATCGCGAACGGAGCCCTGCAGATCACGCCCGACACCGGGGACATGAGCCACCGGTCGGGGAGAGTCTGCTACGCGAGGGAGAGGCTCAAGCTGTGGAACGGCGAGCGGACGGCGCTGACGTCGTTCAGGACGGAGTTCATGCTCAACATCCTCCCCCGGAACGGGACCGGAGAAGGTATGGCTTTCATCCTCACGAACAGCCCGGAGCTGCCGCCGGGCAACAGCAGCGGGCAGTGGCTTGGCATAGTGAACAGCCAGACGGACGGCTCGCCGGCGAACCGGATCGTGGCCGTGGAGTTCGACACGAGGAAGAGCGGCGACGACGACCTCGACCACAACCACGTCGGCCTCGACGTCAACGGCATCAGATCCGTCAGCGCGTACCCTCTCAGCAACCTCTCCATCGTGCTCTCCAGCGGGTCTGACGTGTGGGTCAGCATACAGTACGACGGCGCGGCGTTGAGCGTAGTCGCGGTGCAGACGTACAGCTTCATGTATTCCTGGGCCGGTGATCTGTCGCAGTATCTGACGGAGGACATCACCGTGGGATTCGCGGCGTCCACCGGCGAGTTCACCGAGCTCAATCAGATCAAGTCTTGGAATTTCACCACGCTGGGCGACGCCGGAGGCAGACGGGGACGGCAGGCAAGGAAGCTGAGATTGCTTCTCGCCTACCTGATCCCGCTCGCCATTGCCGGTTCGTTCCTGGCGTTCTGCGTGTGGAGACGGCTGACACGACCGGGAAGGCTGGCCTACCGCAACCTCGAGAAGATGATCGACGCGCACGGCCCGGTCAGGTTTGGGTTCAGGGAGCTGAGGAATGCCACCGCCAACTTCAGCTCCGACCGCAAGCTAGGCAGAGGCGGCTTCGGCACCGTGTACCTCGGCTACCTGAAGAGGATGGGCATGGAGGTGGCCGTGAAGCGGGTGATGACGAGCGCTAGCTCCAGCAGAGGGGAGCAGGAGTTCGTCGCGGAGGTGAACTCGATCAGCAAGCTCTCGCACCGCAACCTCGTGAAGCTGATCGGGTGGTGCCACGAGCGAGGCGAGCTGCTGCTCGTCTACGAGTACTTCCCCATGGGCAGCCTGGACAAGCTCCTGTACGCCGACGCCAGAGCTAGCGGCGCGTCGGCGTCGGCAGCCGCGCCGGAGCTGACCTGGGAGCGACGGTACGGGATCATCTGCGGCGTGGCGTCGGCGCTGGAGTACCTGCACCACGGTAGCAGCAAGCGGATCCTCCACCGGGACGTGAAGGCCAGCAACGTGATGCTGGACGGCGGGTACGGCGCGCGGCTGGGCGACTTCGGCCTCGCCCGCGTCGTCCAGCGCGACGGGGCCACGCACCACTCGACGCGGGCGGTGGCGGGCACCCGCGCCTACATGGCGCACGAGAGCTTCTTCACGGGCCGCGCCAGCCTCGGCACGGACGTGTACGCGTTCGGGGTCTTCGTCCTGGAGGTGGTCAGCGGGAGGCGGCCGGGCAGCCCCGTGCCGCACTCGTgcctcgacgacgacgacgacggccgcGACGTCTTCGCGCCGAGCGTCAGGCGAGGGCGGGAGGACGCGCACGTCGTGGACTGGGCGTGGAGGCTCTACGGCGAGGGGAGGGCGTCGGACGCCGCCGACGCGGCGCTGGACGGCGCGTTCGACCCGAAGGAGGCGGAGCGCGCGGTGAGGCTGGCCCTGGCGTGCTGCCACCCGAACCCGAGGGAGAGGCCGTCCATGCGGGcggcggtgcaggtgctggCCGGCGGGGCAGAGGCGCCGGAGCCCCCGCTCGTGAAGCCCGCGTTCGTCTGGCCGCCGGACGGCGGGCAGCAGCAGGAGATCGAGCTGGCCCGTGTCGGGTTGCTCTTCACGGGGGCACGTGCACACTCCAGTTTCTGCTCCATGACCTCCAGCTCCCTCTCTGGAAGGTGA
- the LOC112899494 gene encoding putative pentatricopeptide repeat-containing protein At3g11460, mitochondrial: protein MVATPWPPPPPPPPAAAPYMAVTQALADALRSCGARGVLSGARAVHGHLVAVGLASAVFLQNTLLHAYLSCGALPDARRLLQTDITNPNVITHNIMLNGYAKLGRLSDAVELFDRMPARDVASWNTLMSGYFQSQQYFAALETFQSMHQSGDSSPNAFTFSCAMKSCGALGWHGLALQLLGMVQKFDSQYDSEVAASLVDMFVRCGAVDLASRLFVRVENPTIFCRNSMLVGYAKTYGVDCALELFDSMPERDVVSWNMMVSALSQSGRVREALDMVVEMYSKGMRLDSTTYTSSLTACARLSSLEWGKQLHAQVIRNLPRIDPYVASALVELYAKGGCFKEAKGVFNSLRDRNSVAWTVLISGFLQYGCFTESVELFNQMRAELMTLDQFALATLISGCCSRMDLCLGRQLHSLCLKSGQIQAVVVSNSLISMYAKCGNLQSAELIFRFMNERDIVSWTSMITAYSQVGNITKARQFFDGMSTKNVITWNAMLGAYIQHGAEEDGLKMYSAMLSEKDVRPDWVTYVTLFKGCADLGASKLGDQIIGGTVKVGLILDTSVANAVITMYSKCGRILEARKVFDFLNGKDLVSWNAMITGYSQHGMGKQAIEIFDDMLKRGAKPDYISYVAVLSGCSHSGLVQEGKSYFDMMKRVHNISPGLEHFSCMVDLLGRSGHLTEAKDLIDKMPMKPTAEVWGALLSACKIHGNNELAELAAKHLFELDSPDSGSYMLMAKIYADAGKSDDSAQVRKLMRDKGIKKNPGYSWMEVDNKVHVFKADDVSHPQVIAIRNKLDKLMEKIAALGYVRTESPRSEIHHSEKLAVAFGLMVLPDWMPIHIMKNLRICSDCHTVIKLISSVTGREFVIRDAVRFHHFKGGTCSCGDYW from the coding sequence ATGGTCGCGACCCCatggccgccaccgccgcctcctcctccggcggctGCCCCCTACATGGCTGTCACGCAGGCGTTAGCCGACGCGCTGCGCTCGTGTGGTGCGCGCGGCGTGCTCTCCGGCGCCCGCGCGGTGCACGGCCACCTCGTCGCTGTGGGCCTCGCGTCCGCCGTCTTCCTCCAGAACACGCTCCTCCACGCCTACCTATCGTGCGGAGCCCTCCCCGACGCCCGACGCCTGCTGCAGACGGACATCACAAATCCAAACGTCATCACCCACAACATCATGCTGAATGGGTACGCCAAGCTCGGCCGCCTGAGCGATGCCGTGGAGCTGTTCGATAGAATGCCCGCCAGAGATGTGGCCTCGTGGAACACGCTCATGTCCGGATACTTTCAGAGCCAGCAGTACTTCGCTGCTCTCGAAACCTTTCAGTCCATGCACCAAAGCGGGGATTCGTCGCCAAATGCATTCACATTCAGTTGTGCCATGAAGTCTTGTGGTGCCCTTGGATGGCACGGTTTGGCACTGCAGCTTCTTGGGATGGTTCAGAAGTTCGATTCCCAGTATGACAGTGAAGTAGCAGCTTCTCTTGTCGACATGTTTGTGAGATGTGGAGCTGTGGATTTAGCTTCAAGGTTGTTTGTTCGCGTAGAAAACCCCACTATTTTCTGCCGGAACAGTATGCTGGTGGGGTATGCCAAGACATATGGCGTTGACTGTGCTCTCGAGCTGTTTGATAGCATGCCTGAACGAGATGTTGTTTCATGGAACATGATGGTGTCAGCATTATCTCAGAGTGGCCGAGTCAGAGAAGCCCTTGATATGGTTGTAGAGATGTACAGCAAAGGCATGCGTCTTGATTCAACAACGTACACTAGTTCTCTAACTGCATGTGCCAGATTATCTTCTTTGGAATGGGGTAAACAGCTCCATGCTCAGGTGATTCGGaacctaccccgcattgatccATATGTTGCTAGTGCTCTTGTTGAGCTATATGCAAAAGGTGGCTGTTTCAAGGAAGCTAAGGGGGTGTTCAACTCTTTACGTGATCGTAATAGCGTGGCATGGACAGTTCTCATATCTGGATTCTTGCAGTATGGATGTTTCACTGAATCTGTTGAGTTGTTCAACCAGATGAGAGCTGAGTTGATGACACTTGATCAATTTGCACTGGCAACTCTTATAAGTGGCTGCTGCAGCAGGATGGATTTGTGCCTCGGGAGGCAACTGCATTCACTTTGTCTGAAAAGTGGGCAGATCCAAGCTGTTGTCGTCTCCAATTCTCTGATCTCTATGTATGCAAAGTGTGGTAATCTCCAAAGTGCTGAACTTATATTCAGATTTATGAACGAAAGGGACATTGTATCATGGACAAGCATGATTACTGCATATTCTCAAGTAGGGAACATCACGAAAGCGCGCCAGTTCTTTGATGGCATGTCCACAAAAAATGTAATTACATGGAATGCTATGTTGGGCGCATATATACAACATGGAGCTGAGGAAGATGGCCTCAAGATGTATAGTGCTATGCTAAGTGAGAAGGATGTCAGACCTGACTGGGTTACCTATGTCACATTGTTTAAAGGCTGTGCAGATTTAGGTGCAAGCAAACTTGGAGATCAGATAATTGGTGGCACTGTAAAGGTTGGTCTCATCTTAGACACATCTGTTGCGAATGCAGTTATTACAATGTATTCCAAGTGCGGAAGGATATTAGAAGCTCGAAAAGTATTCGACTTCCTGAATGGGAAGGATCTTGTATCTTGGAATGCCATGATCACTGGTTATTCACAGCACGGCATGGGAAAGCAAGCCATTGAGATTTTTGACGACATGCTGAAAAGAGGTGCAAAGCCAGACTACATAAGCTATGTTGCAGTTCTGTCAGGCTGTAGCCACTCTGGACTGGTGCAGGAGGGTAAATCTTATTTTGATATGATGAAGAGGGTCCATAACATATCACCCGGACTGGAACACTTCTCATGCATGGTGGATCTACTTGGCCGCTCAGGGCACCTGACAGAAGCCAAGGATCTCATTGACAAGATGCCCATGAAACCAACCGCTGAGGTTTGGGGAGCTCTTCTTAGCGCCTGCAAGATACACGGGAACAACGAGCTCGCTGAACTTGCAGCGAAGCACTTATTTGAGCTGGACTCGCCTGATTCTGGGAGCTACATGCTTATGGCCAAGATCTATGCCGATGCCGGGAAATCAGATGATTCCGCGCAGGTCAGGAAGCTGATGAGGGACAAGGGGATCAAGAAGAACCCGGGCTACAGCTGGATGGAGGTTGACAACAAGGTCCACGTCTTCAAAGCAGATGATGTGAGCCATCCACAGGTGATTGCGATCAGGAACAAGCTGGATAAGCTCATGGAGAAGATTGCGGCCCTAGGGTACGTGAGGACCGAGTCCCCGCGCTCTGAGATTCACCACAGCGAGAAGCTGGCTGTGGCATTCGGGCTCATGGTCTTGCCCGACTGGATGCCAATCCACATTATGAAGAACCTGCGGATTTGCAGCGACTGCCACACAGTGATCAAGCTGATATCGTCGGTTACTGGCCGGGAGTTTGTGATTCGGGATGCCGTGCGATTCCACCACTTCAAAGGTGGTACCTGCTCTTGCGGGGACTACTGGTGA
- the LOC112899496 gene encoding calcium-dependent protein kinase 13: protein MGNACGGALRSRHLPSFKHAASQRQDSEYSAAAADDSPKKPSSRPRTPPAATTDAHAGHASAPPAPGMRRGAAGAQPDLGSVLGHPTPNLRDLYALGRKLGQGQFGTTYLCTELATGVDYACKSISKRKLITKEDIEDVRREIQIMHHLSGHKNVVAIKGAYEDQLYVHIVMELCAGGELFDRIIQRGHYSERKAAELTRIIVGVVEACHSLGVMHRDLKPENFLLANKDDDLSLKAIDFGLSVFFKPDQVFTDVVGSPYYVAPEVLCKSYGPAADVWTAGVILYILLSGVPPFWAETQQGIFDAVLKGVIDFDSDPWPVISDSAKDLIRRMLNPRPEERLTAHEVLCHPWIRDHGVAPDRPLDPAVLSRIKQFSAMNKLKKMALRVIAESLSEEEIAGLKEMFQTMDTDNSGAITYDELKEGLRKYGSTLKDTEIRDLMEAADIDNSGTIDYIEFIAATLHLNKLEREEHLVAAFSYFDKDGSGYITVDELQQACKEHNMPDAFLDDVINEADQDNDGRIDYGEFVAMMTKGNMGVGRRTMRNSLNISMRDAPGAF from the exons ATGGGCAACGCATGCGGCGGCGCCCTTAGATCCAGGCACCTGCCCAGCTTCAAGCACGCCGCGTCGCAGCGCCAGGACTCCGAGTacagcgccgcagccgccgaCGACTCGCCGAAGAAGCCCTCCTCccgcccgcgcacgccgcccgccgccaccaCGGACGCCCACGCGGGCCACGCgtcggcgccgcccgcccccgggatgaggcgcggcgcggcgggagcGCAGCCGGACCTCGGCTCCGTGCTCGGCCACCCCACGCCTAACCTCCGCGACCTCTACGCGCTGGGCCGGAAGCTCGGGCAGGGGCAGTTCGGCACCACCTACCTCTGCACCGAGCTCGCCACGGGGGTCGACTACGCCTGCAAGTCCATCTCCAAGCGCAAGCTCATCACCAAGGAGGACATCGAGGACGTGCGCCGCGAGATCCAGATCATGCACCACCTCTCCGGCCACAAAAACGTCGTCGCCATCAAGGGCGCCTACGAGGACCAGCTCTACGTGCACATCGTCATGGAGCTCTGCGCCGGAGGCGAGCTCTTCGACCGGATCATACAGCGCGGACACTACAGCGAGCGCAAGGCCGCCGAGCTCACGAGGATCATCGTCGGGGTCGTCGAGGCCTGCCACTCGCTCGGGGTCATGCACCGGGACCTCAAGCCCGAGAACTTCCTGCTCGCCAACAAGGACGATGACCTCTCGCTCAAGGCCATCGATTTCGGGCTCTCTGTCTTCTTCAAGCCTG ATCAAGTTTTTACCGATGTCGTTGGTAGCCCATATTATGTTGCTCCAGAAGTTTTGTGCAAAAGTTATGGACCAGCAGCTGATGTATGGACAGCCGGTGTCATTCTCTACATTCTGCTAAGTGGTGTACCCCCATTTTGGGCAG AAACACAGCAAGGGATATTTGATGCTGTATTGAAAGGTGTCATCGATTTTGATTCTGACCCCTGGCCTGTGATATCTGATAGCGCAAAAGATCTTATAAGGAGAATGCTGAATCCTCGCCCTGAGGAACGCTTAACAGCACATGAAGTTCTAT GTCATCCATGGATTCGTGATCATGGAGTAGCTCCTGATCGTCCACTTGACCCAGCTGTCTTATCTCGCATTAAGCAATTCTCTGCAATGAATAAGTTGAAGAAAATGGCTTTACGA GTTATAGCTGAGAGCCTCTCAGAGGAGGAAATTGCTGGGTTGAAGGAAATGTTCCAGACCATGGACACTGATAACAGCGGTGCAATTACATATGATGAGCTAAAAGAAGGATTGAGAAAATATGGCTCCACACTAAAGGATACTGAGATTCGTGATCTTATGGAAGCA GCTGATATTGACAACAGCGGGACAATTGACTATATAGAATTCATTGCTGCGACGTTGCATCTCAATAAGCTGGAACGTGAGGAACATCTCGTGGCAGCCTTTTCATATTTCGACAAAGATGGTAGTGGCTACATCACAGTGGACGAACTGCAGCAAGCTTGCAAAGAGCATAACATGCCAGATGCTTTTCTTGATGATGTCATTAACGAAGCAGATCAGGACAAT GATGGCCGCATTGACTACGGAGAGTTCGTTGCCATGATGACTAAGGGCAATATGGGAGTCGGTCGAAGAACAATGAGAAACAGCCTGAATATCAGCATGAGGGACGCACCTGGTGCATTCTAG
- the LOC112899498 gene encoding protein MULTIPLE CHLOROPLAST DIVISION SITE 1 codes for MAPASVAVSLRFRFLLGPRPFRGRARWPRAIRASASSDTGGVAGGGRKVEALERRVGDLRALVASVPPAVASIRRNIGPNFVAGFCLGVAVLAAVARQVIIRSREHDNRGSVADLVRRGQLKSGQRGNAKLRTYDDPFNTPLVKIDEDSSTAQMFGKEYRLAPVRLTKEQQEMHQKRRSRAYQWKRPTVFLREGDSLPPDVDPDTVRWIPANHPFAAASSEVDEETAKQNVYQKDGVPSRVKAEHEALQARLEASNDVTKLPSDSRSMQHNERLSGKPSGNLQSSKFGSELEKQDRQLIIEPGKHSSDESLQSNRLEGK; via the exons ATGGCGCCCGCCTCCGTCGCCGTCTCCCTCCGCTTCCGGTTCCTCCTCGGGCCCCGGCCGTTCCGCGGGAGGGCGAGGTGGCCCCGGGCGATTAGGGCTTCGGCTTCGAGCGACACCGGTGGCGTTGCGGGCGGGGGGCGGAAGGTAGAGGCTCTGGAGAGGAGGGTGGGAGATCTGAGGGCGCTCGTCGCCTCCGTTCCTCCTGCTGTTGCTTCG ATCCGGAGAAACATTGGTCCGAATTTTGTTGCTGGTTTCTGTCTTGGCGTTGCAGTTTTGGCTGCTGTTGCAAGACAGGTCATCATAAGAAGTCGAGAGCATGATAATAGAGGTTCTGTTGCTGATCTAGTAAGGCGTGGACAGTTAAAATCAGGCCAACGAGGGAA TGCAAAGCTCCGCACATATGATGATCCTTTCAATACTCCATTAGTCAAGATTGATGAGGATAGTTCTACTGCACAAATGTTTGGCAAGGAGTACCGATTAGCTCCTGTTAGGCTTACGAAAGAACAACAAGAAATGCATCAGAAAAGGAGATCACGTGCATATCAGTGGAAAAGGCCAACTGTGTTTCTAAGGGAAGGTGATTCCTTACCACCAGACGTTGACCCAGATACAGTTAGATGGATTCCAGCAAACCACCCTTTCGCTGCTGCTTCAAGTGAAGTAGATGAGGAGACTGCCAAACAGAATGTTTATCAAAAAGATGGTGTCCCATCCCGTGTTAAGGCTGAACATGAAGCTTTGCAGGCAAGGCTGGAGGCTTCAAATGAT GTTACCAAACTCCCTTCAGATTCAAGGAGTATGCAGCATAATGAGAGGTTATCTGGTAAACCATCTGGGAATCTTCAGAGCTCGAAGTTTGGCTCGGAGTTAGAGAAGCAAGATAGACAACTGATTATTGAGCCTGGAAAACATAGCTCTGATGAAAGTTTACAGTCAAACAGGCTGGAAGGGAAATAA